One genomic segment of Marinibacterium anthonyi includes these proteins:
- the paaJ_2 gene encoding 3-oxoadipyl-CoA/3-oxo-5,6-dehydrosuberyl-CoA thiolase, which translates to MSEAFVCDAVRTPIGRYGGALSGVRADDLAALSLRALKDRNAAVDWEQVDDVILGCANQAGEDNRNVARMATLLAGLPVTIPGTTVNRLCGSGMDAIGLAARSIRAGDADLMLAGGVESMSRAPFVVAKASSAFSRNAEIYDTTIGWRFPNPKLHAEFGTHSMPQTADNVAADYSISREDQDAFAARSQARWAAAHEAGIFADEIVPVVIPQRKGDPIVVDTDEHPRPGTTPAQLAKLRGVNGADLSVTAGNASGVNDGAAGVIVASEASAGANGLTPKARVVAMAAAGVEPRVMGIGPVPATRKVLARAGLTLDQIDVIELNEAFASQGLAVLRELGLPDDASHVNTNGGAISMGHPLGMSGARLVLTATYQLHRTGGRYALCTMCVGVGQGIAMILERV; encoded by the coding sequence ATGTCCGAAGCATTTGTCTGCGACGCTGTGCGCACGCCGATTGGCCGCTACGGTGGCGCTCTGTCCGGTGTGCGGGCTGACGACCTTGCCGCGCTGTCGCTTCGCGCGTTGAAAGATCGCAACGCCGCGGTCGACTGGGAGCAAGTGGACGACGTGATCCTCGGCTGCGCCAACCAGGCAGGCGAGGACAACCGCAATGTCGCGCGTATGGCAACACTTCTTGCGGGCCTCCCGGTAACTATACCTGGGACCACGGTGAATCGCCTCTGCGGCTCCGGCATGGATGCGATCGGTCTAGCCGCGCGCAGCATCCGTGCGGGCGATGCCGACCTCATGCTCGCGGGCGGGGTCGAGAGCATGAGCCGCGCGCCGTTTGTCGTGGCCAAGGCCTCCAGCGCGTTTTCCCGCAATGCCGAGATTTACGACACCACCATCGGCTGGCGCTTTCCAAACCCGAAATTGCACGCTGAATTCGGTACCCATTCCATGCCGCAGACCGCTGACAACGTCGCGGCTGATTACTCCATCTCGCGTGAAGATCAGGACGCCTTCGCCGCGCGCAGTCAGGCTCGCTGGGCCGCCGCGCATGAGGCTGGCATCTTTGCCGACGAGATCGTCCCGGTGGTGATCCCTCAGCGCAAGGGCGACCCCATCGTTGTTGACACCGACGAACATCCGCGCCCCGGCACCACCCCGGCGCAACTGGCGAAGCTGCGGGGCGTCAACGGTGCCGACCTCAGTGTGACAGCGGGCAATGCCTCGGGCGTGAACGACGGAGCGGCGGGAGTAATCGTTGCCTCCGAGGCGTCCGCCGGTGCCAATGGTTTGACACCGAAAGCGCGCGTGGTCGCCATGGCCGCCGCGGGGGTAGAACCGCGTGTCATGGGCATCGGGCCGGTGCCCGCGACCCGCAAGGTTCTGGCGCGGGCGGGGCTTACGCTCGACCAGATTGATGTCATCGAACTGAACGAAGCCTTTGCCTCGCAAGGCCTTGCCGTCCTGCGTGAGCTTGGGCTTCCCGATGACGCGTCGCATGTGAATACCAATGGCGGCGCGATTTCCATGGGCCATCCGCTCGGAATGTCCGGCGCGCGTCTGGTCCTGACTGCAACCTACCAGCTTCATCGCACGGGCGGACGCTACGCGCTATGCACCATGTGTGTGGGGGTGGGGCAGGGGATCGCAATGATCCTCGAACGCGTCTGA
- the paaA_1 gene encoding 1,2-phenylacetyl-CoA epoxidase, subunit A, translating to MYAQMVKSENMKSAEEMTLEERTFQTRVDAGEKIEPKEWMPEGYRKTLIRQIGQHAHSEIVGQLPEGNWVTRAPTLERKAILLAKVQDEAGHGLYLYSAAETLGVSRDELMEKLHSGAMKYSSIFNYPTLTWADMGAVGWLVDGAAIMNQVPLQRTSYGPYSRAMIRICKEESFHQRQGYAIMMKMAQGTPEQKEMAQDALNRFWYPSLMMFGPSDKDSVHSAQSMAWKIKMNTNDELRQKFVDETVPQAEYLGLTVPDETLTWNDERGHYDFAEPDWAEFFEVIKGNGPCNEERLEARRNAWDEGAWFRDGLTAYADKAAARRAIGRVAAE from the coding sequence ATGTACGCCCAAATGGTCAAATCGGAAAATATGAAATCTGCCGAGGAAATGACGCTCGAGGAGCGCACGTTTCAAACCCGCGTCGACGCGGGCGAAAAGATCGAGCCCAAGGAATGGATGCCGGAGGGCTACCGCAAGACGCTGATCCGCCAGATCGGCCAGCACGCGCATTCTGAGATCGTAGGCCAACTTCCCGAGGGCAACTGGGTCACCCGCGCGCCGACGCTCGAGCGCAAAGCCATCCTGCTGGCCAAGGTGCAGGACGAGGCCGGGCACGGGCTCTACCTTTATTCCGCCGCCGAGACTCTGGGCGTTAGCCGCGACGAACTGATGGAAAAGCTGCACTCGGGCGCGATGAAATACAGCTCGATCTTCAACTATCCCACGCTGACCTGGGCCGACATGGGCGCGGTGGGCTGGCTGGTCGATGGTGCCGCGATCATGAACCAGGTGCCACTGCAGCGGACCTCTTACGGCCCCTACAGCCGCGCGATGATCCGGATCTGCAAGGAAGAGAGCTTCCACCAGCGGCAGGGCTACGCGATCATGATGAAGATGGCGCAGGGCACGCCCGAGCAGAAGGAAATGGCGCAGGATGCGCTGAACCGCTTCTGGTATCCCTCTCTGATGATGTTCGGCCCGTCCGACAAGGACTCGGTGCACTCCGCCCAGTCGATGGCGTGGAAGATCAAGATGAACACCAACGATGAGCTGCGCCAGAAATTCGTCGACGAGACGGTGCCGCAGGCCGAGTACCTGGGCCTGACCGTTCCCGACGAGACCCTCACCTGGAACGACGAGCGCGGGCACTACGATTTCGCCGAGCCCGACTGGGCCGAGTTCTTCGAGGTCATCAAGGGCAACGGCCCCTGCAACGAGGAACGGCTGGAAGCCCGCCGCAACGCCTGGGACGAGGGCGCATGGTTCCGTGACGGGCTCACCGCCTATGCCGACAAGGCCGCCGCCCGGCGCGCCATCGGCCGCGTCGCCGCCGAGTAA
- the paaB gene encoding 1,2-phenylacetyl-CoA monooxygenase, subunit B, whose protein sequence is MTKKEWPLWEIFIRGQHGLNHRHVGSLHAPDAEMAIRNARDVYTRRKEGVSIWVVPSATVTASVPSEKGPLFDPAESKVYRHPTFFDIPDEVGHM, encoded by the coding sequence ATGACCAAGAAAGAATGGCCGCTCTGGGAGATCTTCATCCGGGGCCAGCACGGGCTGAACCACCGCCACGTCGGCAGCCTGCACGCACCGGACGCCGAGATGGCGATCAGAAACGCCCGCGACGTCTACACCCGCCGCAAGGAAGGCGTGTCGATCTGGGTAGTGCCCTCGGCGACGGTCACCGCCTCGGTGCCGTCCGAAAAGGGGCCACTTTTCGATCCGGCCGAAAGCAAGGTCTACCGCCACCCGACCTTCTTCGACATCCCCGACGAAGTGGGGCACATGTGA
- the paaC gene encoding 1,2-phenylacetyl-CoA monooxygenase, subunit C has translation MPSLPDTATPDVVALAGRAAAAQGHDPHVADVALKPAFFDWLCRMGDNSLVLGHRISEWCGHGPVLEEDIALANTALDLIGHTQMWLGLAAEVEGAGRDADKLAFLRDAMKFRNLKLLELPNGDMAITLMREFLFDAFHYELLTALTKSSSPRVAEIAAKALKEVSYHLERSSDLVVRLGDGTEESHARMQAALNKLWPYTGEMFAADAMDDAVAEAGIAPALADLLPLWQRTVAEVLDEATLVQPEQRFDAQSGGKQGRHTEHLGYILAEMQFLQRAYPGASW, from the coding sequence ATGCCCTCGCTTCCCGATACCGCAACGCCGGATGTCGTCGCGCTTGCCGGACGCGCCGCCGCCGCACAGGGGCACGATCCGCATGTTGCCGACGTGGCGCTGAAACCCGCCTTCTTCGACTGGCTCTGTCGGATGGGGGACAATTCGCTGGTCCTCGGTCACCGCATCTCGGAATGGTGCGGCCACGGCCCGGTGCTGGAAGAGGACATCGCGCTGGCCAACACCGCACTTGACCTGATCGGCCACACCCAGATGTGGCTGGGCCTTGCGGCCGAGGTCGAGGGGGCAGGGCGCGACGCCGACAAGCTGGCCTTCCTGCGCGACGCGATGAAGTTCCGCAACCTCAAGCTGCTCGAGCTGCCGAACGGCGACATGGCGATCACGCTGATGCGCGAGTTCCTCTTCGATGCCTTCCACTACGAGCTGCTGACCGCGCTGACCAAATCGTCGAGCCCGCGGGTCGCCGAGATCGCCGCCAAGGCGCTCAAGGAGGTGTCCTACCACCTCGAGCGTTCGTCGGACCTGGTGGTCCGGCTGGGTGACGGCACCGAGGAAAGCCACGCCCGGATGCAGGCGGCGCTGAACAAGCTCTGGCCCTACACCGGGGAGATGTTCGCCGCCGACGCGATGGATGACGCCGTGGCCGAGGCCGGCATCGCGCCCGCGCTCGCGGACCTGCTGCCGCTCTGGCAGCGCACCGTGGCCGAGGTGCTGGACGAGGCGACGCTGGTGCAGCCCGAGCAGCGCTTCGACGCGCAATCCGGCGGCAAGCAGGGCCGGCACACCGAGCACCTGGGCTACATCCTTGCCGAGATGCAGTTCCTGCAGCGCGCCTACCCGGGCGCAAGCTGGTAA
- the paaD gene encoding 1,2-phenylacetyl-CoA monooxygenase, subunit D: MTAVLPSTEQVWDWLGEVPDPEIPVVSVTELGIVREVRWEGETLVVAVTPTYSGCPATSVIDLMIETQLREKGISDLRLERRLSPPWTTDWVTDAGRDKLRAYGIAPPVDGTASDGLMPGRAARLSGRSNLVIACPRCGSSHTERVSQFGSTPCKASYRCRDCLEPFDYFKCH; this comes from the coding sequence ATGACCGCGGTTCTGCCATCCACCGAGCAGGTCTGGGACTGGCTGGGCGAGGTGCCCGACCCCGAGATCCCGGTGGTCTCGGTCACCGAGCTCGGCATCGTCCGCGAGGTCCGCTGGGAGGGCGAGACGCTGGTGGTGGCGGTGACGCCGACCTATTCCGGCTGCCCGGCTACCTCGGTCATCGACCTGATGATCGAGACCCAGCTGCGCGAGAAGGGCATCAGCGACCTGCGGCTGGAGCGCCGCCTGTCGCCGCCCTGGACCACCGACTGGGTGACCGACGCGGGGCGCGACAAGCTGCGCGCCTACGGCATCGCCCCGCCGGTCGACGGCACCGCCTCGGACGGTCTGATGCCGGGCCGCGCGGCGCGGCTCTCGGGCCGGTCGAACCTGGTGATCGCCTGCCCTCGCTGCGGCTCGTCCCACACCGAGCGGGTCAGCCAGTTCGGCTCGACCCCCTGCAAGGCAAGCTACCGCTGCCGCGACTGCCTCGAGCCTTTCGACTACTTCAAGTGCCACTGA
- the paaE gene encoding 1,2-phenylacetyl-CoA epoxidase, subunit E: MPRFHPLEVTDVRRETRDAVVVTLKPRDEDAEKFGFTQGQYLTFRREFDGEELRRSYSICAGVGEGCLKVGIKRVDCGAFSTWANEELRAGDTLDAMVPQGRFFTLLDASSAKNYLGFAGGSGITPVLSIIKTVLAHEPNATFTLVYANRQVGSIMFREELEDLKNTYLGRFSVIHILKSEGQEIDLFTGRIDAEKMEMLFRLWIDAEGVDTAFICGPEPMMLTIADSLRQAGLADDQIKFELFASSQPGRAKKRTVSQQATAAGNTCEVSVTLDGATRTFQMPKDGTAVLDAAIENNMDAPYSCKAGVCSTCRAKVLEGEVEMEINHALEDYEVRAGYVLSCQCIPLSDKVVLSYDE; the protein is encoded by the coding sequence ATGCCCCGTTTCCATCCCCTCGAAGTGACCGACGTCCGCCGCGAGACCCGCGACGCGGTGGTGGTCACGCTCAAGCCGCGCGACGAGGACGCGGAAAAATTCGGTTTCACGCAGGGCCAGTACCTGACCTTTCGCCGCGAGTTCGACGGCGAGGAGTTGCGCCGCTCCTACTCGATCTGCGCGGGCGTCGGCGAGGGCTGCCTCAAGGTCGGCATCAAGCGCGTCGACTGCGGCGCCTTCTCGACCTGGGCCAACGAAGAGCTCAGGGCTGGTGACACGCTCGACGCGATGGTGCCGCAGGGGCGATTCTTCACCCTGCTCGATGCGTCCAGTGCCAAGAACTACCTCGGTTTCGCGGGCGGCTCGGGCATCACCCCGGTGCTGTCGATTATCAAGACCGTGCTGGCGCATGAGCCCAACGCCACCTTCACGCTGGTCTACGCCAACCGGCAGGTCGGCTCGATCATGTTTCGCGAGGAACTCGAGGACCTGAAGAACACCTATCTCGGCCGCTTCTCGGTGATCCACATCCTCAAGAGCGAAGGGCAGGAGATCGACCTCTTCACCGGGCGCATCGACGCGGAGAAGATGGAGATGCTGTTCCGCCTTTGGATCGACGCCGAGGGCGTGGACACCGCCTTCATCTGCGGCCCCGAGCCGATGATGCTGACGATCGCGGACAGCCTGCGGCAGGCGGGGCTGGCAGACGACCAGATCAAGTTCGAGCTCTTCGCCTCGTCGCAGCCGGGCCGGGCCAAGAAGCGCACGGTCTCGCAGCAGGCCACCGCCGCCGGCAACACCTGCGAGGTCTCGGTCACCCTCGACGGCGCGACGCGGACCTTCCAGATGCCGAAGGACGGCACCGCCGTGCTGGACGCTGCCATAGAGAACAACATGGACGCGCCCTATTCGTGCAAGGCGGGCGTCTGCTCGACCTGCCGCGCCAAGGTGCTCGAGGGCGAGGTCGAGATGGAGATCAACCACGCGCTCGAGGACTACGAGGTGCGCGCCGGCTACGTGCTGTCGTGCCAGTGCATTCCGCTATCCGACAAGGTGGTGCTCAGCTATGACGAATGA
- the paaA_2 gene encoding 1,2-phenylacetyl-CoA epoxidase, subunit A, translating to MTNDTDTMPIADYLAQGGKLTSPENVPPRYRGELLRLMSSFVDSELAGSAGFAGAINWAPGIKARIAASRITLEKADHAERVLDLMEGFGTDKALYERAHDWAARESRDSTLEARRHGGDMRLSVFHYPLTGWTDAVVMNVLMGLATQHAVGELARCSYQPLAEVLRDILPREKRHMELGLEGLERIGATDEARASVAYWLPRVAETFGPAVSERFEKQRAMGLRHTDNETLRTAWRAEAESVFSPLGLC from the coding sequence ATGACGAATGACACCGACACCATGCCCATCGCCGATTACCTCGCGCAGGGCGGCAAGCTGACCTCTCCCGAGAATGTGCCGCCGCGCTACCGCGGCGAGCTCTTGCGGCTGATGTCGTCCTTCGTGGACAGCGAGCTTGCGGGCTCGGCGGGCTTTGCCGGGGCGATCAACTGGGCGCCCGGCATCAAGGCGCGCATCGCCGCCAGCCGGATCACGCTGGAGAAGGCCGACCATGCCGAGCGCGTGCTCGACCTGATGGAGGGCTTCGGCACTGATAAGGCGCTCTACGAGCGGGCCCATGACTGGGCCGCGCGCGAGAGTCGCGACAGCACGCTCGAGGCCCGGCGCCACGGCGGCGACATGCGGCTCTCGGTCTTCCACTACCCGCTGACCGGCTGGACCGACGCGGTGGTGATGAACGTACTCATGGGCCTCGCGACGCAGCACGCCGTGGGCGAGCTGGCGCGCTGTTCTTACCAGCCGCTGGCCGAGGTGCTGCGCGACATCCTCCCGCGCGAGAAGCGGCACATGGAGCTGGGCCTTGAGGGGCTCGAGCGGATCGGCGCGACGGACGAGGCACGGGCTTCGGTCGCCTACTGGCTGCCGCGCGTGGCCGAGACCTTCGGCCCGGCAGTCTCGGAGCGCTTCGAGAAGCAACGGGCGATGGGCCTGCGCCACACCGACAACGAGACGCTGCGCACCGCGTGGCGCGCCGAGGCGGAGAGCGTGTTTTCCCCCCTCGGCCTCTGCTGA
- the paaZ_2 gene encoding Bifunctional protein PaaZ, whose protein sequence is MLDTGRTARRLESYVQGAWRAGQGEGKPLANAATGEVHAYIGSDGLDFAGALDWGREVGGKVLRGYTIHERALMLKSIGMKLMEMKDEFYAESLATGATARDAGPDIDGGIGTMLTFASKARRELPNAKVVPEGAVEGLSRDGSFVGQHILVPMRGVAIHINAFNFPVWGMLEKIAPALIAGMPCLVKPASATAYLSELVVRRILEMGILPDGALQIVCGGVGDLLDHVTGQDIVTFTGSASTGRKLKTHPAIVENSVRFTMEADSLNAAILGPDAVPGTPEFDLFVKEVHREMTAKAGQKCTAIRRVIVPKGQEQAVIAALSERLGKTPLGLPDDADARMSALASLGDRDGVREKIAEIAHEAEIVFGDPARVELVSGDAETGAFLNPVLLHCADPMTATAPHDIEAFGPVATVMAYDGLDEAVTLAMKGKGSLVSSVFTNDPAVAAELVIGVAPFHGRVMLGNRDSAKTSTGHGAPLAPLVHGGPGRAGGGEEMGGMRGVKHFMMRTAVQGTPRLLSAVTGEWVPGAPAAQGTHPFRKSLAELNIGDQLVTERRVITEEDVEHFAHFTGDTFYAHMDRDAAKANPFFDDRVAHGYLIASFAAGLFVQPDPGPVLANYGVDNLRFLTPVYFGDSLQVQLTCKQINPREGTVYGEVRWDCRVTNQNDEVVAEYDVLTMVAKSWPLPQEA, encoded by the coding sequence ATGCTGGATACGGGACGCACCGCGCGCCGCCTTGAGAGCTACGTGCAGGGCGCCTGGCGCGCCGGGCAGGGCGAGGGCAAGCCGCTCGCCAATGCCGCCACGGGGGAGGTGCACGCCTACATCGGATCGGACGGGCTCGATTTCGCCGGGGCGCTGGACTGGGGCCGCGAGGTCGGCGGCAAGGTGCTGCGCGGCTACACCATCCACGAGCGCGCGCTGATGCTGAAGTCCATCGGCATGAAGCTGATGGAGATGAAGGACGAATTCTACGCCGAGAGCCTCGCCACCGGCGCCACCGCCAGGGACGCCGGGCCGGACATCGACGGCGGCATCGGGACGATGCTCACCTTCGCGTCGAAGGCACGGCGCGAGCTGCCCAACGCCAAGGTGGTGCCCGAGGGCGCGGTCGAGGGGCTGTCGCGCGACGGCAGCTTCGTCGGGCAGCACATCCTCGTGCCGATGCGGGGCGTGGCAATCCACATCAATGCCTTCAACTTCCCGGTCTGGGGGATGCTGGAAAAGATCGCCCCCGCGTTGATCGCCGGGATGCCCTGCCTCGTGAAACCCGCCTCGGCCACCGCCTACCTTAGCGAGCTGGTGGTGCGGCGCATCCTCGAGATGGGCATCCTGCCGGACGGGGCGCTGCAGATCGTCTGCGGCGGGGTCGGCGATCTTCTGGACCACGTGACCGGGCAGGACATCGTCACCTTCACCGGCTCGGCGTCGACCGGGCGCAAGCTGAAGACGCATCCGGCGATCGTCGAGAACTCGGTGCGCTTCACCATGGAGGCCGACAGCCTCAACGCCGCGATCCTCGGCCCCGACGCGGTGCCGGGCACGCCGGAGTTCGATCTCTTCGTCAAGGAAGTGCACCGCGAGATGACCGCCAAGGCGGGGCAGAAATGCACCGCGATCCGTCGCGTGATCGTGCCCAAGGGACAGGAGCAGGCGGTAATCGCGGCGCTGTCCGAGCGGCTTGGCAAGACGCCGCTGGGCCTGCCGGACGACGCCGACGCGCGCATGAGCGCGCTGGCCTCGCTGGGCGACCGGGACGGCGTGCGCGAGAAGATCGCCGAGATCGCCCACGAGGCAGAGATCGTCTTCGGCGATCCCGCAAGGGTAGAGCTGGTCTCGGGCGATGCCGAGACGGGCGCCTTCCTCAACCCGGTGCTGCTGCACTGTGCCGATCCGATGACCGCCACCGCCCCGCACGACATCGAGGCCTTCGGCCCGGTGGCGACGGTGATGGCATATGACGGCCTCGACGAGGCGGTCACGCTCGCGATGAAGGGCAAGGGCTCGCTGGTGTCGTCGGTCTTCACCAACGACCCCGCCGTCGCGGCCGAGCTGGTGATCGGCGTCGCGCCCTTCCACGGGCGGGTGATGCTGGGCAACCGCGACAGCGCCAAGACCTCGACCGGCCACGGCGCGCCGCTGGCACCGCTGGTGCATGGTGGGCCGGGCCGCGCCGGCGGCGGCGAGGAGATGGGCGGCATGCGCGGGGTGAAGCACTTCATGATGCGCACCGCCGTGCAAGGCACGCCGCGGCTGCTCTCGGCGGTCACCGGCGAATGGGTCCCGGGCGCACCGGCCGCGCAGGGCACGCACCCGTTCCGCAAGTCGCTGGCCGAGCTTAACATCGGCGACCAGTTGGTCACCGAGCGTCGGGTCATCACCGAGGAGGACGTCGAGCACTTCGCCCATTTCACCGGCGACACCTTCTATGCCCACATGGACCGCGACGCGGCCAAGGCGAACCCGTTCTTCGACGACCGCGTGGCGCATGGCTACCTTATCGCCTCCTTCGCGGCGGGACTCTTCGTGCAGCCCGATCCGGGCCCGGTGCTGGCCAACTATGGCGTCGACAACCTGCGCTTCCTGACGCCCGTCTACTTTGGCGACAGCCTGCAGGTGCAGCTGACCTGCAAGCAGATCAACCCGCGCGAGGGCACGGTCTACGGCGAGGTGCGCTGGGATTGCCGCGTCACCAACCAGAACGACGAGGTGGTGGCCGAGTACGACGTCCTGACCATGGTGGCCAAGAGCTGGCCGCTGCCGCAGGAGGCCTGA
- the dapH_2 gene encoding 2,3,4,5-tetrahydropyridine-2,6-dicarboxylate N-acetyltransferase — protein sequence MAIWSWDGVVPVVAPSAFVHPEAVLIGDVIVGAGCYVGAGAVLRGDFGRITLEPGSNVQETCVAHAFPGKDVVVEERGHVGHGAVLHGCQIGRNALIGMNAVVMDEARIGENSIVGAMAFVRAGMEIPANVMAVGSPAKMLRELSEQEIDWKSRGTDVYRQLAVDARIKLAPAQPLAEVEEGRRRVTAPDYDPLVVERAALSGRP from the coding sequence ATGGCGATCTGGTCCTGGGACGGCGTGGTGCCGGTGGTGGCCCCCTCGGCCTTCGTCCACCCCGAGGCCGTGCTGATCGGGGACGTGATCGTGGGGGCCGGCTGCTACGTCGGCGCCGGCGCTGTGCTGCGCGGCGACTTCGGGCGGATCACACTGGAGCCGGGCTCGAACGTGCAGGAGACCTGCGTCGCCCATGCCTTTCCCGGCAAGGACGTGGTGGTCGAGGAACGCGGCCACGTCGGACACGGCGCGGTGCTTCACGGCTGTCAAATCGGGCGCAACGCGCTGATCGGCATGAACGCGGTGGTGATGGACGAGGCGCGGATCGGCGAGAACAGCATCGTCGGCGCCATGGCCTTTGTGCGGGCGGGGATGGAGATTCCGGCCAATGTCATGGCGGTGGGCTCGCCCGCCAAGATGCTGCGCGAGCTGAGCGAACAGGAAATCGACTGGAAGTCGCGCGGCACGGATGTCTACCGGCAGCTCGCAGTCGACGCTCGGATCAAGCTCGCCCCGGCGCAGCCGCTGGCGGAGGTGGAGGAGGGGCGCCGCCGTGTGACGGCGCCCGACTACGACCCGCTGGTGGTCGAGCGCGCGGCGCTTAGCGGACGGCCTTGA
- the kstR2_2 gene encoding HTH-type transcriptional repressor KstR2, translated as MAGIASLAGVSKSLLYHYYPSKSELIFSIIYAHLTDLEAELAEADDASLPPRERLEKLVTAVLLAYEGADDQHKVQLNAGEALSDEQRALITGLERQIVKHFSAVLNEIHPQLDKPDRPLLMPVTMSLFGMMNWVYMWFRDGGKISRRDYARMATTLILEGVKAVR; from the coding sequence ATGGCGGGGATCGCCTCGCTGGCCGGCGTGTCAAAGTCGCTGCTTTATCACTACTACCCGTCCAAGAGCGAACTGATCTTCTCGATCATCTATGCCCATCTCACAGATCTTGAGGCCGAACTGGCCGAGGCCGACGACGCCTCGCTGCCACCCAGAGAGCGGCTTGAGAAACTGGTGACTGCGGTGCTTCTGGCCTATGAGGGCGCAGACGATCAGCACAAGGTGCAGCTTAACGCTGGCGAGGCACTTTCCGACGAGCAGCGGGCGCTGATCACTGGACTGGAAAGGCAGATCGTCAAGCACTTTTCAGCTGTGCTCAACGAGATCCACCCGCAGCTCGACAAGCCGGACCGGCCGTTGCTGATGCCGGTCACAATGTCGCTCTTCGGCATGATGAACTGGGTCTACATGTGGTTCCGCGACGGCGGCAAGATCAGCCGTAGGGATTACGCCCGAATGGCGACGACCTTGATCCTCGAAGGGGTCAAGGCCGTCCGCTAA
- the paaK gene encoding Phenylacetate-coenzyme A ligase, whose translation MTDMTPMKEILDPIEIASRDEISALQQKRMAWSLRHAYENSPFYRKRFDEHGAHPDDFKTLSDLAKFPFTMKQDLRDTYPFGMFAVPREQLVRIHGSSGTTGKPTVVGYTQKDIDTWADCMARSIRASGGRKGDICHVAYGYGLFTGGLGAHYGAERLGCTVVPISGGMTERQVTLMQDFRPQIIMVTPSYMLSILDEFRRQGLDPRQSSLKVGIFGAEPWTNAMREEIEQAFDMHAVDIYGLSEIMGPGVANECVETKDGLHVWEDHFYPEIIDPTTGDVLPDGEMGELVFTTLTKEGLPMVRYRTRDLTRIMPGTARSMRRIEKITGRSDDMIILRGVNVFPTQIEEQILKCEGLAPHFQIELGRKDRMDVMTVHVECTPARCDADARAASARELAHHIKSVVGVSTRIEVRDPESVARSEGKAKRVIDNRKG comes from the coding sequence ATGACCGACATGACCCCGATGAAGGAAATCCTCGACCCGATCGAGATCGCCAGCCGCGACGAGATTTCCGCGCTCCAGCAGAAGCGCATGGCCTGGTCGCTGCGCCACGCCTACGAGAACTCGCCCTTCTATCGCAAGCGCTTCGACGAGCATGGCGCGCATCCGGACGACTTCAAGACGCTGTCCGACCTCGCCAAGTTCCCCTTCACCATGAAGCAGGACCTGCGCGACACCTACCCCTTCGGCATGTTCGCCGTCCCACGTGAGCAGCTGGTGCGGATACACGGCTCGTCGGGCACCACCGGCAAGCCCACCGTGGTGGGCTACACCCAGAAGGATATCGACACCTGGGCCGACTGCATGGCGCGCTCGATCCGTGCCTCGGGTGGCCGCAAGGGCGACATCTGCCACGTGGCCTATGGCTACGGCCTCTTCACCGGCGGGCTTGGCGCCCACTATGGCGCCGAGCGACTGGGCTGCACCGTAGTGCCGATCTCGGGCGGCATGACCGAGCGGCAGGTCACACTGATGCAGGACTTCCGTCCGCAGATCATCATGGTCACGCCCTCCTACATGCTCTCGATCCTCGACGAGTTCCGCCGCCAGGGCCTCGACCCGCGCCAGAGCTCGCTCAAAGTCGGCATCTTCGGCGCCGAGCCCTGGACCAACGCCATGCGTGAAGAGATTGAGCAGGCCTTCGACATGCACGCGGTCGACATCTACGGCCTGTCTGAGATCATGGGCCCCGGCGTCGCCAACGAATGCGTCGAGACCAAGGACGGGCTGCACGTCTGGGAGGACCACTTCTACCCCGAGATCATCGATCCCACGACGGGCGATGTGCTGCCGGACGGCGAGATGGGCGAGCTGGTGTTCACCACGCTCACCAAGGAAGGCCTGCCAATGGTTCGGTATCGCACCCGCGACCTCACCCGCATTATGCCCGGCACCGCGCGCTCGATGCGCCGTATCGAGAAGATCACCGGCCGCAGCGACGACATGATCATCCTCCGCGGCGTCAACGTCTTCCCGACCCAGATCGAGGAGCAGATCCTGAAATGCGAGGGCCTCGCGCCGCATTTCCAGATCGAACTCGGCCGCAAGGACCGCATGGACGTGATGACCGTGCACGTGGAATGCACCCCCGCCCGTTGCGATGCGGACGCCCGCGCCGCCTCGGCCCGGGAACTTGCCCATCACATCAAGTCGGTCGTGGGAGTGTCGACGCGGATCGAGGTGCGCGACCCTGAGTCCGTAGCCCGCTCGGAGGGCAAGGCCAAGCGCGTGATCGACAACCGCAAGGGATGA